The sequence TGCTCTGAGCCGTTGACCGGGTCTCCCGACCCCTGCAGCCGATACGACCTCGACGAACCGGCAGGCGCGGGCTGCCCGGGGGTCGTCCACAGCTCGTCCGGGGCGGCTGGCCGCATCTGCCTCGGTGGCTCGTACGGTTCCGCGGAGGTGGGAGGAGGCATCGTGGCGGGGGAGCGGGTCGAGTTGCCGCCCGAGATCCGCCTGTCCTTGGATGAAGTGGCGGTCGTCATGGCCGCGCTCGACATCGCCGAAGTCCATGTACCTGCCACGAGCGATGACTTCCGCCCCGTCCGGGCAGCGATCGCACTGCTCGTCGAGAAGCTCTGGCCGGAGCTGGGCGAGCTGGACCAGGAGTAGACTCGTGGACGTGCAGACCGGCCGGATGCTCTCCGCTGTCGAGGTGGCCCGACGCCTCGGCGTCGAGGTCAGCCACGTGTACCGGCTGATCTTCGCGGGCGACCTGCGGGGCGGGCCCACCTCCGAGCGTGTCGTGCGGGTCAGGGAATCCGACCTGCAGGCATACCTTCGCCGCCGCGACGCCTAGGTCGACGGCACCCGTTCCGTCCTCGAGCGACACGCGAACAACCCGGTGTGTCAGGCACCGCCATCCACAGCCTGGACGCTGGTGACCCTGTCGCGCACGCGCAGCTCGTGGCGTGCGCGTGCGATCTCGAACGGTCCGACCGGGGCGCGGGCGGTGAGTGAGTGCGGCGCCAGCAGCAGGCTTCGGGCGTTCGCCGGTGATCGCGGCGCGGGTCTCCTCGGAGTGGCGTCCTCACGGGGCGCCCGATCCTCGGCCCCGGCCGGCCCCTCCCCATCCACAGGCCCGGGCGGCGCAGGCCGACCGGTGTGCGTCGTGCTCCTACCGTCGGCTCGCTGCTCGATGCGAGGAGGTGGGGCACCATGGGTGCGCCATCCCGAGCGGGCCACGTCTCGTCCGCCCGTCCCCGCCGCTGGTGCTATCAGTTCTGATAATATCGTCCGATGGATGCCGCCTTCCTCCTCCGCACGGTGAGGACACGGGCGGGGCTGACCCTGCGCCAGCTCGCCGAGCGTGCGGGCACGTCGGACTCGACCCTCAGCGCCTACGAATCGGGGCGGGTGACGCCCCGCG comes from Actinomycetota bacterium and encodes:
- a CDS encoding helix-turn-helix domain-containing protein, giving the protein MDVQTGRMLSAVEVARRLGVEVSHVYRLIFAGDLRGGPTSERVVRVRESDLQAYLRRRDA